DNA sequence from the Novosphingobium sp. KACC 22771 genome:
TGGCGGCGAGGCGGCCGTGCGGGCGCTGGTGGCGCGCTTCTATGCGCTGATGGACAGCCTGCCCGAGGCCAAGGCCTGCCGCGATGTGCATCCCCCTTCGCTGGCGCGGGCGGAGGAGAAATTGTTTGAATATCTGACCGGATGGCTGGGCGGACCGCCCCTCTATACCGACAAATATGGCCATCCGCGCCTGCGGATGCGCCATTTCGTGGCCCCCATCGGCGCAAATGAAATCGAGGGCTGGCTCCTGTGTTTTCGCCGGGCATGGGCCGAAACGATCCCCCAATCCGCGCTGTCGGATGCGATCCTTGAAAAGGTCGAGGCGCTGGGCTGGCATATGGCCAACCGGCCGGAGCCGACAAGCTGAGCTAATTTACGCCTATCTCCCTGCGCGATACCGGATTATCACTCCTGGTCTGCCCATTACCGGGCGCAGAGAGCTAACCTATGACCGATCTTGCCGCAAGAATCGCCCCTCTGGTGGCGCTGCGCCGCGATATTCATGCCCACCCCGAACTGGGCTTTGCCGAGCATCGCACGGCGCGGGTGCTGGCCCAGCAATTGCGCGCCATCGGGCTGGAGGTGCATGAGGGCATCGGCGGGACCGGGCTGGTGGCAACGTTGCGGGCGGGAAATGGCCCCCGCGCCATTGGATTGCGCGCGGATATGGACGCGCTGCCCATCGATGAAAAAACCGGCCTACCCTATGCCAGCACTATTCCGGGATGCTTTCACGGCTGCGGGCATGACGGGCATATGGCGATGCTGCTGGGCGCGGCGCAGGCTTTGGCGGCGGATCACAGCGGCCTCGACGGTACCGTGCATTTCATTTTCCAGCCCGCCGAGGAAGGCCAGGGCGGCGCGAAAGCCATGATCGAGGACGGTCTGTTCGAACGCTTCCCCTGCGACCGGGTCTATGCGCTGCACAATTGGCCCAGCCTGCCCGCAGGCACGATTGCCACGCGGGCCGGACCGATCATGGGTGCGGCGGATCGGTTTACCATCCTGCTAAAAGGCAAGGGCGGCCATGCCGCGATCCCGCATGACGCCCATGACGTGGTGCTGGCCGGCGCCGCACTGGTGCAGCAGCTCCATTCCATCGTTGCGCGCAATATCCCGGCCAGCGCCAATGCGGTGCTCTCGATCACCCAGATCCACGGCGGGCAGGCCTTCAACGTGATCCCGCATGAGCTGAGCATCGGCGGCACGGTGCGCAGCTTTGACCCGGCGGTTCAGGACCGGATCGAACAGCGCCTGCGCCAGATCGCGGCGGGCATTGCGGCCGGTTTCGAGGTCGAGGCCAGCGTCGAATATAACCGCTATTACCCCGCCACGATCAATGATCCCGCCGCGGCGCAGGATGCGCTGGATGTGGCAGCCACCGTGGGCCATGCGCTGCGCGCGCCCGAACCGGCGGCGACATCGGAGGATTTCTCCTTCATGCTGCAGGTCCGCCCCGGCGCCTATATCTGGCTGGGCCAAGGGGTAGGCGACAATCCGCCGCCGCTGCACAATCCGCATTATGATTTCAACGACGGGGTGATGGAAACGGGCATAAGGCTGCATCTTGGGCTGGTGAAACATTGGCTGGGCGCGACCGCATGAGCCGGAAGCAAGGCAGCATCGGCGCCATCGTCGCGGCCTCCAGCGGCAATCTGGTCGAATGGTTCGATTTTTATATCTACGCCTTCTGCTCGATCTATTTCGCCGGGGCCTTTTTTCCGAAAGCCGATCCCACCGGGCAATTGCTCAACACGGCAGGAGTCTTTGCCGCGGGCTTTCTGATGCGGCCCATCGGGGGCTGGTGGTTCGGGCGGTTTGCCGATCGGTATGGGCGGCGGCGGGCGCTGGTGATCTCGGTGGTTACGATGGCGGCGGGGTCTATGGCCATCGCCTGTCTGCCCACCTATGCGGCGATTGGCGTCTGGGCGCCGGTGCTGCTGGTCGCGGCGCGGCTGGTGCAGGGTTTCGCGCTGGGCGGCGAATATGGTACGGCGGCCACCTATATGAGCGAGATCGCGACAGAAGGACGGCGCGGGTTTCTCTCATCCTTTCAATATGTTACGCTGGTTGGCGGACAATTGCTGGCCGCGCTGCTGGTGGTGATCCTGCAAGGGCTGATGCCCGAAAGCGAATTGAAGGCATGGGGCTGGCGCATTCCCTTTGTGATCGGGGCGCTGGCGGCCTTGGTGGCGCTGGCGGCGCGGTCGCGCTTGGAGGAAAGCGGCAGCGCGGACGCGCGCAAAAGCGATGAGGCGGGCAGCCTGATCGCCTTGCTGCGCCAATATCCGCGCGCCTTCCTTTCTGTGCTGGGCTTTACCGCGGGCGGGTCTTTGGCCTTTTATACCTTCACCACCTATATGCAGAAATATCTGGTCAATTCGGCGGGCCTGCCGATCACCACGGCAAGCCGGGTGATGACGGTCAGCCTGTTTCTGTTCATGATTATGCAGCCGGTGATGGGCGCGCTGTCGGAT
Encoded proteins:
- a CDS encoding group II truncated hemoglobin, which codes for MSQTPYDAFGGEAAVRALVARFYALMDSLPEAKACRDVHPPSLARAEEKLFEYLTGWLGGPPLYTDKYGHPRLRMRHFVAPIGANEIEGWLLCFRRAWAETIPQSALSDAILEKVEALGWHMANRPEPTS
- a CDS encoding MFS family transporter — its product is MSRKQGSIGAIVAASSGNLVEWFDFYIYAFCSIYFAGAFFPKADPTGQLLNTAGVFAAGFLMRPIGGWWFGRFADRYGRRRALVISVVTMAAGSMAIACLPTYAAIGVWAPVLLVAARLVQGFALGGEYGTAATYMSEIATEGRRGFLSSFQYVTLVGGQLLAALLVVILQGLMPESELKAWGWRIPFVIGALAALVALAARSRLEESGSADARKSDEAGSLIALLRQYPRAFLSVLGFTAGGSLAFYTFTTYMQKYLVNSAGLPITTASRVMTVSLFLFMIMQPVMGALSDRIGRRANMLIFSGGLAVLTVPLIALLQKAGSPVMAGALICVAMLLMSFYTSISGIIKAELFPTQVRALGVGFSYALANAIFGGTAEYAALWAKQAGHEGAFYWYVSAMMVMVFLVSLSLPRRAPYLNDERGS
- a CDS encoding M20 aminoacylase family protein codes for the protein MTDLAARIAPLVALRRDIHAHPELGFAEHRTARVLAQQLRAIGLEVHEGIGGTGLVATLRAGNGPRAIGLRADMDALPIDEKTGLPYASTIPGCFHGCGHDGHMAMLLGAAQALAADHSGLDGTVHFIFQPAEEGQGGAKAMIEDGLFERFPCDRVYALHNWPSLPAGTIATRAGPIMGAADRFTILLKGKGGHAAIPHDAHDVVLAGAALVQQLHSIVARNIPASANAVLSITQIHGGQAFNVIPHELSIGGTVRSFDPAVQDRIEQRLRQIAAGIAAGFEVEASVEYNRYYPATINDPAAAQDALDVAATVGHALRAPEPAATSEDFSFMLQVRPGAYIWLGQGVGDNPPPLHNPHYDFNDGVMETGIRLHLGLVKHWLGATA